Within Holophagales bacterium, the genomic segment AGGCATGATCGACGCTCCGCGTCCGGCCCGGTCGACGGGCCGAGAGAGGAACGTGATGGAAGAAGGCGCCTGGGTGAAGGAACTGAAGGCTGCGATCACGGTGTGCGACCGCAGCGGCGTGGCCCTCGAGATGAACGACCGGGCCGCCGAAACCCACGAGAAGGACGGGGGGCGCGAGCTGCTCGGGAAGAGCCTCCTCGACTGCCACCCCGAGCGCGCGAGGGAGATCTTCGAGGAGCTGCTGAAGACCGGCGGGACGAACGTCTACACGATCGAGAAGGCCGGCGTGAAGAAGCTCATCTACCAGGCGCCGTGGTACGAGGGCGGCGAGTACAGGGGGATCGTCGAGCTCTCTCTGCCGGTCCCGTTCGAGATTCCCCACTTCGTGAGGAGCTGAGGGCCGGGCCGCCGGATTGCCGATTCCCGACGTTTCCGACCCCTCCCCGCCTGCGCCCCGATAATCGTCCGGGACCCCCACGTCCAGCCGGACTCTCGAAGGATGCAGACATGCTGAAGACGACCCGCGCGGTCCTGGCCGCGGCCTTTCGGGACCTCGCCCTCTCCTGGAGAGAGCTGGCGGTCGCCGACCTCGCATGGAGGGCGGCCGCGTTCTCGGCGTTGACGCCGGGAACGCTGCTGCTCTTCCGCTGGGTCGTCTCGCGGCAGGGCGGAGGCGTCGTCGCGGACACCGAGATCGCGACCGTCCTCCTCACGACGCCCCAGGGCATCCTCGCGATCGTCCTCGGAGGTGCCGTCCTCGCCGGGATCACGGCGCTCGAGGTGAGCGGCCTCATGGCGATCGGCTTCGCCGCCGCCGAGGGGAAGAGGCTCGACGCCCGTCGCGCCGTCTTCTTCGCCGTGTCGCGCGCCCCGCGTGTGCTCCTCCTGACGGCGCACATGCTCTTGCGCGTGCTCCTCGGCGTCCTCCCCTTCGCAGCGGGGGGAGGGCTCGTCTACTTCGTACTCCTCCGGAGTCACGACATCAATTTCTACCTCTCGCGAAAGCCCCCCGCCTTCTGGGCGGCCGCCGTCCTCGTCGGGCTCCTCGCGGCCGCGTTCGTCTTCGTCCTCGTCCGCACAGTGGCCCGCTGGGCGTTCGCCCTGCCGATCGTCCTCTTCGAGGACGGAACCTCCCGGAGCGCCCTCGCAGAGAGCCGCCGCCGGTCGACCGGGGACCGGCCCGTCATCCTCGCGACGTTCGCGGCGTGGCTCGCGATCGCCGCAGTCGTTCTCACCGTCGCGACCCGACTTCCGACCGCGGTCGGCCGGGGCTTGGCGCCTCACGTCGCAGACTCGCTCGCCGGCATCGTCTCGTTCGTCGCGGGACTCGCGGCCTTCTGGGTCCTCCTCGCTCTCGCGGCCGGGATCTTCAACGCGTCCGTCTTCTCTCTCCTCCTGCTCCGTCTCTATCTGCGCGTCGGCGAGCCGCGGACCCCGCGCGCACCGGGCGTCACGGCCGAGGAGGCGCCCGCCGTCTCCCGACAGGCCCGGCGCCGCGTCCTCGGCGCGACGGCCGCGGTCGCCGTCCTCGCGGTGATCGGTGTCGTTCTCTTCGTGGCGGCACCGGCCCGGAAGAGTCAGCCGGTCGCGGTCATCGCGCATCGCGGCGCCTCGGTCGAGGCGCCGGAGAACACGCTCGCCGCGTTCCGGCTCGCCGTCGACCAGGAGACCGACTACGTCGAGCTGGACGTCCAGGAGTCGAAGGACGGCGAGGTCCTCGTCGTCCACGACAGCGACCTCATGAAGCTCGGCGGCGACGCGGCGAAGGTCTGGGAGGCCGACGCGGCGTATCTCCGCTCGGTCGACATCGGCAGCCGCGTCGGGCCGCAGTTTGCCGCCGAGCGCGTGCCGACGCTCGCCGAGGCGCTCGCCGTCTGCAAGGGGCGCTCGAAGGTCATCGTCGAGCTGAAGCAGTACGGCCACGGCGTGCGCCTCGAGGAGAAGGTCGTCGGGATCGTCGAGGCGGCCGGGATGGCGGACGACTGCGTCTTCATGTCGCTCGACCACGTGATGGTGAAGACGATGAAGGCGCTGCGGCCCGCGTGGCGGACCGGCGTCCTCGCCGCGAAGGCGATCGGCGACCTGACCCGGCTCGGTGCCGATTTCGTCGCCGTCGAGAAGAAGATGGCGACGAGCCGCTTCGTGCGTCACGCCCACCGGGCCGGGCAGGAGGTCTACGTCTGGACCGTGGACGACCCGGCCTGGATGCTCACGATGATGAGCCGTGGCGTCGACGGGCTCATCACGAACAAGCCCGCGCTCGCCCGCCTCGCCATCGCGCGCCGCGCCGAGATGAGCGAGGCGCAGCGGATCCTCGTCGCGCTCCTCATCCGGCTCGGCGCGCCCCCGGAGAACCTGCTTTCCGGAGAGGACTTGAGGCCGTGACCTCGACACGGCCGGGAGGCTGCGGATGAAGCGTCGCTCTCACCTCGTCGTCGTCCTCGTCCTCGCCGTTTCGGCGGCGCCCGGCGCGCGCGCCGCCGAGCCGCAGGCCCGGCTCGTCGCCCGGAGCGTCCTCCCTTCCGGCACGTTCCGGGACGGCTCGCCGGCGTCCGGGGCCTTCTTCTCGGAGACCGAGCGCGCGACCGCGGCCTCCAACGGGGTGCGCGGCCCGGCCGCGGGACCCCACCTCGCCGCCCAACCGGTCCAGGGCTTCTCGAGCATGGTGCCGGCCGAGCTCGGAACGTGGTGGGCGCTCGCGGACAACGGCTACGCCTGGCGGCCGAACTCGGCCGACTTCCAGCTGGTCTTCTACAGGGTCGATCCCCGCTGGAACGACCCCGCCGGCCCGAGGATCGACGGTACCGTCGTCCTCAGCGACCCTGACCGCCGCCTCTCCTGGACGATCGCGTGCGACCCGAAGAGGGGAACGCCGCTTCCGCCCTTCTCCTACAACGCGCTCCCGCCGCCCCCGGCGGCGTGCGGCGCCGACCCTTCGGCGAGGATCCTGACCGGTTTCGATCTCGACCCGGAGTCGTTCGTCCGCGCGCCCGACGGGACCTTCTGGGTGAGCGAAGAGTTCGGCCCGTTCCTCCTCCACGTCGCGGCGAACGGACGCATCCTCGAGGCCCCGATCGAGCTTCCAGGGGTGAGGTCGCCGCAGAACCCGTTCCTGAAGATCGCAGACCGCGAGCACGCCGAGCGCCCGAACCTCGCCGCGAGCCGAGGCCCCGAGGGCCTCGCCATCAGCCCCGACGGCGGCACGCTCTACGCGCTCCTCGAGGGCGCCGTGATCGGGGACGATCCCCGCGACCTCAGGATCTACGTCTACGACGTCGCGAAGCGCGCCTTCGCGCCCGGCTTCCTTCGCGTGCGCCTCGAGATGCCGAGCCAGGCCGTGAACCTGGCGGCCCTCGTCGACGCCTCGGGCTCCCGCGTCTACCCGGACGCCGCCGCCCCGGCCGCCGGGCCGGTCTCGATCGGCGAGCTGAAGGCGGTGAACGGACGCCAGCTCCTCATGATCGAGCGCGACAACCACGGTGACGACCTCGCGGCTCCGCGGTTCAAGAAGATCTTCCTCCTGGACCTGACGCAGGCGTCTTCCAACGACGGCACCGTCGGGAAAGCCCTCCTCGCAGACCTTCTCGCGATTCCGGATCCGTCGGGCGCCGGGAGCGACGGTGACTTCTTCCGCCTCCCGTTCTACACGATCGAGTCGGTTCACGTCGTCGACCGGCAGACGCTCCTCGTCGCCTCCGACAACAACTTTCCCTTCTCGAACGGACGCGCGCGCAGCCGGAGCCAGGACCGTCGTGGTCCGCTCGCCGCGGACGACACCGAGATGGTCCTCGTGAGGCTCGGGACGCCTCTCGACGCGGACCCGCGCCTCTTCCCTCCTGCCGCAAGGTAGCGGCCGGCGACGCGCAGAGTGTAGATTGTAGACCTGACCCCGCGCCCCGGTCAGCCGAGGAGCCCGACCTCCTTCTCGACCTCCTCGAGGACGCGGCAGGACCGAACGAGCTCCTTCATCCGGGTGTGGTCCGGGTAAAGGGGACGGTCGACGTCGAGGTGGTCGACGACGGACCTCACGACCCGCCGTGCGGCCGAAACGCCCCGTCCCGGCGTGAACTCGCGGAAGTCGAGCGCCTGCGCCGCGGCCATCATCTCGATCCCGAGGATTCCGTACGCGTTGTCGAGGATCTGCCCGTTCTTGATGGCGGTGTTCATCCCCATCGAGACGAAGTCCTCCTGGTCGGCCGCCGCGGGGATCGACTGAATCGACGCCGGCATCGACAGGATCCTCTGCTCGACGATGAGCGTGTCGGCGGTGTACTGGCTGAGCATCAGGCCGGAGTACATCCCGGCCCCCTTCGTGAGGAACGCGGGGAGGCCGACGGAGAGGGCCGGGTGGTTGAGCCGGTTCAGGCGCCTCTCGGAGAGGACCGAGACCATCGTCACCGCGGCGCCGATCATGTCCATCGGGAGGGATACGGGCGTCCCCTGGAAGTTCGCCCCCGTGAGCGTGAGGCGTTCCTCGGGGAGGAAGATCGGGTTGTCGCCGACGCCGTTCAGCTCCGTCTCGACCTGGACGCGCGCGTAAGCCACCGCGTCGTGCGCAGCGCCGATCACCTGCGGCGTCGAGCGCATCGAGTAGGCGTCCTGGACCTTCGTCTTCAGCTTGCCGGTGAGCAGGTCGCTCCCCCCGGCGCATCTCATGATCGCCTTCGCGGAGCGGATCGCCCCGGCGAACCCGCGCAGCTGGTGGAGGCGCACGTCGTAGGGCTTGAAGTTCGCGAAGAGAGCCTCGAGCGACATGGCGCAGGCGATCTCGGCCTGCTTCAGCCATCGGTCGATGTCGTAGAGATGGATCGCGCTCATCGCGGTGAGGAGGTTCGATCCGTTGATCGTGGCGAGACCGTCGCGGGCCATGAGGCCGGGGACCGGGATTCCCGCCTTCTCCATCGCGACCTTCCCGGGAAGGCGCTCGCCCCGGTACGTCGCTTCCCCCTCGCCCAGCAGCAGGAGCGCGACCTGCGACATCGGCGCAAGGTCGCCGCAGGCGCCGACGGAGCCCTTCTGGCAGACGACGGGCGTGACGCCCCTGTTCAGCATCTCCACGAGCGTCTGGGTGATGACGGGGCGGCAGCCCGAGTTGCCGTGCGCGTGGACGTTGATGCGCCCCGCCATCGCGCCCCTCACGTACTCCTCGGGCGCCGGATCGCCGATGCCGGCCGCGTGGTTGTAGATGAGATACCGCTGGAAGTCCTTGACCTGATCGTCGGTCAGGACGACCTCGGAGAACTCGCCGATCCCCGTGTTGACGCCGTACATGATCTCGTGGGCGTCGATCTTCTCCTCGAGGACGGCACGGCAGGCGCGGATCCTCGCGAGGGCCTCGGGGGCGAGCTCGACCTTCTCTCCGTGGCGCGCGATGCGAACGAGGTCCGGGACCGTCAGCGACGTGCCGTTCAGGACGATGGCCATGAGGCGACTCCCCTCGCGCCGGCGCGCTCGTCGCCCGCCGGGCCAACGGGAATTATGCGTCGGGACGGGGAGGGGAAGCGCGTTCGATCAGGGAGCCGCGGCCGCCCGGTCCAGGTGCGGCTCAGCGCGCGGCGCGCAGCGGGACGTCGGGCCGGGCGCTGCGGTAGTTCGAGAACTCGAAGCGGATCTCGCGACGGACGCCGAGGAACATCCCCGCCGTCGCCGTGATCCCGATCTCCTCGCGGCACGGGGCCCAGGTGCCGGGAAGCACCTCGCGGCTCTCGTAGACGAGCCGCACGCCCTTCAGGTCGAGCAAAGCGCCCCCGAGGACCTTCACCGGGGTCGTCAGGTGCCCGTCGATCTTCCTCAACTGGTGCTCCGCGACGTCGATCCACGTCGTGCCGGCGAAGGCGTTCAGGACGCGGTCGCGGATCGTCTTCGACACGAGGCCCGGCTTCGGTCCGAAGGCGATGACGTGCGTGGCGCGCCCGTCGAGCAGCTCCTCGCCGACGTACCGGAACTGGAGCCGGTGCAGGAGGTCGAGGAGCGGAACGCGCCCCGACATCAGCTCCTCCTCGTCGGACCGGGCGCCGTTCGCCTCGAGCGACGCGAGCCGTCGCTTCTCGTCCTCCTTGCGCGACTTCGCTCTCTCTTCTGCGGTCGCTTCGCGGCCGTCCACCTCGAGGAGCTCGCGCGAGACGACCCCGCGCCTGTCCATCACGACGGTGTAGCGCCTTCGCTCGGGCGTCTTCCGTCGACCTTCCCCGTCGAGCTCGGTCTCCACCTCGACCCGCTCCAGGGTGATGCGTCCCGCGGCCAGCTCTCCCTCGCGCTGCCTCGCGGCGGCTTCGAGGACGAGGGCGTCGACGTCCCAGGCTCGGGCGGGGGCCGCGCTCAGCAGAAGCGCGCACGCGGCGCCCAGAGCAGCGGGCACCCACCCCTGCCGAACCCGCTTCAAAGGCCTTCTCGCGTCATCCGCGCGCCGCTGCCTCGAGGCCGGGGCCAGCGGCCTCGGCGCGGCGCGGGGGCAGGATCGGCTGCGGACCTTCGAGCGGCTTCGGCTTCCAGAGGTACGTCAGCGCATTCGCGGCTTCCGCCTTCGCCCAGCGCGCGAGGCCGTGCGCGAGCATGACGAGGATCGAGCTCCTCACCGAGAAGCCGACGAAGCCGGGCCGCCGTCCCGCGTTGTGGTTTCCGTATATGCCGAGAGCCTTCTTCCGCTTCGCGATCGAAATCAGCCTTCCCTGGTAGAAGCGCATCGGGTAGAGGCCGATCTCGGCGCCCTCGCCGTAGTAAGGGGGTATGCCGATTCTCTCGGCCGACCAGCGGTAGACGGGCTTCACGGCGACGAGGTAATAGAGTGCGGTGTCCATCAGGAACGCCGTCGTCATGGTGTCGTAGTCGCCCATCAGGTGGTACTTGTCGCGGTAGATCGCCTCGTAGAAATAGCGGAAGAAGCGGCCGTACCCCTTGTTGTGGACCGCGTACTCCTTCTCCATCTCCGCCGCGGGGTCCCGGCGAGCGCCTTCAGGATCAGGTCCACGCGCATGTGGACGGAGAAGCTCATCTGGTCGAGGCCGGGCGAGTAGAACGGGTCGAGGAACCCGCCCGCGTCGCCGACACAGGTCCAGCCCGGCGCGATGAACGTGTCGAGGAAATACGGCAACGTTCCGAGGTACCGGCAGTCCCCCTCGACCGGCTCGGCGTGCTCGAGCATCTCCCGCGTGAGCGGGTTCGCGTTCAGGAAGTGCGTCAGCTTCTCGAGCGGCGTCGCCCCCTCGGGCTGGACGAGGCGCGTGTCCCAGACGAGGCCGACGCTCGTCTCCCCGCCGCGCAGCGGGATGAACCAGATCCAGTAGCCCCAGCCCGTGAAGTGGTTCGTGGCGAGTCGCCTCGAGGCGATGACTCCGCGGACGAACGGGTCGGCCGGGTCGGTGCCCACGACCTCGGTGCCGTCGAGGTCCTTCACGTTCCGGTACCGGACCCAGATCGACGACGTCGGGTGCCCCTCGACCGGCCTGATCCCGCCGCGCTTCCTCGCGAGGAGAGCCTGCCGCCCGGTGGCATCGACGACCCACTTCGCGCGGACGGTCACCTTCGTCCCGTCCGCTTTCTCGACCGTGACTGCGTTACCCGCCTCCCCTTCGAGAGTGAAGTCGACGACTTTCGCGGGCCTCCAGACCTCGCTCCCTTCCGAGGCCGCCACTTTCAGGACGTGCTCGTCGAGGACGGCGCGATCGAGCTGGAAGCCGGGCGTCCGCGCGAGCTGCGTCGACCCCACCTCCGAGGCCTCGCGCAGGCGCGTGACCTTCTCGTTGTGGAACCAGTAGCGAAACGCCTGCTTGCCGAGGTGCTCGCGGCTCAGGTGGTCGTAGAGCTTGAGGACCCGCGTGAGGAAGTAGGCCGAGATCTCGACCGTCGACTCCCCCACCTTCCAGTCGAAGGCCTCGGACTTCTCCACCACGAGGACGCGCAGGCCCGGGCTGCGTCGCCGAAGGAGGATGGCCGTGGCCGCGCCGGCGAGGGCACCGCCGATGACGACGACATCGTAGTTTTCGGTCTCGCCCGAAGCGGTCTGTCCACCAACGAGGACCTTTTCCGTCCCGATCATGGGGGAATGATATTGGAAACCTCCTCCGCGACAACTGGACGCCGAACCTCGTGATGCAGAGGCAGTTGCGACCTCCCCGGCGCGAACGCCGAGCTGGCCGCTCGCTGGATTGTGGCTAGAATCGACCCCAACAAGGGGGAAGACATGAGAACGACCATCACACTCCTGGCGCTCCTGCTCGCGCCCCCGGTCACGGCGGAAGAGATCACCGTCGACAAGATCCTCGCCGCGCACAGCTTTGGCGTCGGCAGAGAACATCCTCGCGAAGGTCAACGACCCGGGGAACACGGTCTCCGCCGTGACGCCTTCGGACGCCGACAAGCTCCGCAACGCCGGTGTTCCCGAGAGCGTCGTCTCGGCGCTCCTCGCGAATTCCGCCGGCCGCGCCCGCGCCGGCCGTGGCCTCGCCGGCCACGCTCTCCTCCGGCACCCAGCCCGACAACCCGAGAGCCGTGGACGTCGTCAAGGCCGTCCAGGCCGGGACCTCCGAGAAGCTCATCGTCGACCAGCTCATGCAGAAGGGCGTGGAGCAGCGCCCCTCGCTGAACGACCTGATCTACCTGAAGGAGAACAAGGTCCCCGAGGGCGTCATCCGCGCGCTCATGGATGCTCCCCTCGTCGCCGCCGGGACGGGCACCGGCCGGTCGAGCGGTCCGGCACCCGTGCCGTCGTCGATCGAGGTCGACGGT encodes:
- a CDS encoding PAS domain-containing protein, encoding MEEGAWVKELKAAITVCDRSGVALEMNDRAAETHEKDGGRELLGKSLLDCHPERAREIFEELLKTGGTNVYTIEKAGVKKLIYQAPWYEGGEYRGIVELSLPVPFEIPHFVRS
- a CDS encoding glycerophosphoryl diester phosphodiesterase membrane domain-containing protein; this translates as MLKTTRAVLAAAFRDLALSWRELAVADLAWRAAAFSALTPGTLLLFRWVVSRQGGGVVADTEIATVLLTTPQGILAIVLGGAVLAGITALEVSGLMAIGFAAAEGKRLDARRAVFFAVSRAPRVLLLTAHMLLRVLLGVLPFAAGGGLVYFVLLRSHDINFYLSRKPPAFWAAAVLVGLLAAAFVFVLVRTVARWAFALPIVLFEDGTSRSALAESRRRSTGDRPVILATFAAWLAIAAVVLTVATRLPTAVGRGLAPHVADSLAGIVSFVAGLAAFWVLLALAAGIFNASVFSLLLLRLYLRVGEPRTPRAPGVTAEEAPAVSRQARRRVLGATAAVAVLAVIGVVLFVAAPARKSQPVAVIAHRGASVEAPENTLAAFRLAVDQETDYVELDVQESKDGEVLVVHDSDLMKLGGDAAKVWEADAAYLRSVDIGSRVGPQFAAERVPTLAEALAVCKGRSKVIVELKQYGHGVRLEEKVVGIVEAAGMADDCVFMSLDHVMVKTMKALRPAWRTGVLAAKAIGDLTRLGADFVAVEKKMATSRFVRHAHRAGQEVYVWTVDDPAWMLTMMSRGVDGLITNKPALARLAIARRAEMSEAQRILVALLIRLGAPPENLLSGEDLRP
- a CDS encoding esterase-like activity of phytase family protein; the protein is MKRRSHLVVVLVLAVSAAPGARAAEPQARLVARSVLPSGTFRDGSPASGAFFSETERATAASNGVRGPAAGPHLAAQPVQGFSSMVPAELGTWWALADNGYAWRPNSADFQLVFYRVDPRWNDPAGPRIDGTVVLSDPDRRLSWTIACDPKRGTPLPPFSYNALPPPPAACGADPSARILTGFDLDPESFVRAPDGTFWVSEEFGPFLLHVAANGRILEAPIELPGVRSPQNPFLKIADREHAERPNLAASRGPEGLAISPDGGTLYALLEGAVIGDDPRDLRIYVYDVAKRAFAPGFLRVRLEMPSQAVNLAALVDASGSRVYPDAAAPAAGPVSIGELKAVNGRQLLMIERDNHGDDLAAPRFKKIFLLDLTQASSNDGTVGKALLADLLAIPDPSGAGSDGDFFRLPFYTIESVHVVDRQTLLVASDNNFPFSNGRARSRSQDRRGPLAADDTEMVLVRLGTPLDADPRLFPPAAR
- a CDS encoding aromatic amino acid lyase codes for the protein MAIVLNGTSLTVPDLVRIARHGEKVELAPEALARIRACRAVLEEKIDAHEIMYGVNTGIGEFSEVVLTDDQVKDFQRYLIYNHAAGIGDPAPEEYVRGAMAGRINVHAHGNSGCRPVITQTLVEMLNRGVTPVVCQKGSVGACGDLAPMSQVALLLLGEGEATYRGERLPGKVAMEKAGIPVPGLMARDGLATINGSNLLTAMSAIHLYDIDRWLKQAEIACAMSLEALFANFKPYDVRLHQLRGFAGAIRSAKAIMRCAGGSDLLTGKLKTKVQDAYSMRSTPQVIGAAHDAVAYARVQVETELNGVGDNPIFLPEERLTLTGANFQGTPVSLPMDMIGAAVTMVSVLSERRLNRLNHPALSVGLPAFLTKGAGMYSGLMLSQYTADTLIVEQRILSMPASIQSIPAAADQEDFVSMGMNTAIKNGQILDNAYGILGIEMMAAAQALDFREFTPGRGVSAARRVVRSVVDHLDVDRPLYPDHTRMKELVRSCRVLEEVEKEVGLLG
- a CDS encoding tryptophan 7-halogenase encodes the protein MIGTEKVLVGGQTASGETENYDVVVIGGALAGAATAILLRRRSPGLRVLVVEKSEAFDWKVGESTVEISAYFLTRVLKLYDHLSREHLGKQAFRYWFHNEKVTRLREASEVGSTQLARTPGFQLDRAVLDEHVLKVAASEGSEVWRPAKVVDFTLEGEAGNAVTVEKADGTKVTVRAKWVVDATGRQALLARKRGGIRPVEGHPTSSIWVRYRNVKDLDGTEVVGTDPADPFVRGVIASRRLATNHFTGWGYWIWFIPLRGGETSVGLVWDTRLVQPEGATPLEKLTHFLNANPLTREMLEHAEPVEGDCRYLGTLPYFLDTFIAPGWTCVGDAGGFLDPFYSPGLDQMSFSVHMRVDLILKALAGTPRRRWRRSTRSTTRGTAASSAISTRRSTATSTT